A window of the Cystobacter fuscus genome harbors these coding sequences:
- a CDS encoding glycoside hydrolase family 43 protein, translated as MKTYNKWAASLTLVGATMAVVPGCGNGEGEEGTVQEAVTSAPAELAECTTRITYGDTWIHPGRTSMVDTVDGPVTWDGTCVNEGSNSYAVLSNGWKPYFTGKNACVMAFDTTCAGASACTTRITYDASWIHSGSNQYDNVGGRVFWDRSCTNQSPNSYAVLSNGWKPFFTGSNACGMSFMYSGCGGLYQNPVVDSSCPDPGVLQDGNRYIAACTGGNYALRTSTDLVTWTSAGSIFSSTTKPTWATGDFWAPEIHKVGSRYIAYFTARHTNGALSIGAATATNPLGPYTDLGRPLINDTSMGMIDATVMKASNGTPYLVWKADGNAVGKKTPIYGQQLSADGLSLVGSRVQLITNDLSWEGGVVEAPWVVTRDGYYYLFYSGNAYYNGTYAIGVARATSPLGPYTKLGAPILKTVPGWEGPGHGSVVTTPAGGSAMVYHAWNQGHTSRVMLVDNIIWSGGWPSMPAAPSVGSRPRF; from the coding sequence ATGAAAACCTATAATAAGTGGGCTGCATCCCTCACGCTGGTGGGGGCGACGATGGCGGTGGTGCCGGGCTGTGGAAACGGTGAGGGCGAGGAGGGGACGGTGCAAGAGGCGGTCACCTCCGCCCCCGCGGAGCTCGCGGAGTGTACGACCCGCATCACCTACGGCGACACGTGGATCCACCCGGGCCGCACGAGCATGGTGGACACGGTGGATGGGCCGGTGACGTGGGATGGCACCTGCGTCAACGAGGGCAGCAATTCCTATGCGGTGCTCTCCAATGGCTGGAAGCCGTACTTCACCGGCAAGAACGCGTGCGTGATGGCCTTCGACACGACGTGCGCGGGCGCGTCCGCGTGCACCACGCGCATCACCTACGACGCGTCGTGGATCCACTCCGGCTCGAACCAGTATGACAACGTGGGCGGGCGGGTGTTCTGGGACCGGTCGTGCACCAACCAGAGCCCCAACTCCTACGCGGTGCTCTCCAATGGCTGGAAGCCCTTCTTCACGGGCTCGAACGCGTGCGGCATGTCGTTCATGTACTCGGGCTGTGGCGGCCTCTACCAGAACCCGGTGGTGGACAGCAGCTGTCCGGACCCGGGCGTCCTCCAGGACGGCAACCGGTACATCGCCGCCTGTACGGGCGGAAACTATGCGCTGCGCACCTCGACGGACCTCGTGACGTGGACGTCCGCGGGCTCCATCTTCTCGTCCACGACCAAACCCACGTGGGCCACGGGAGACTTCTGGGCGCCGGAGATCCACAAGGTGGGCTCGCGCTACATCGCCTACTTCACCGCGCGCCACACCAATGGCGCGCTGTCGATCGGCGCCGCCACGGCGACCAACCCCCTCGGCCCCTACACCGACCTGGGCCGCCCGCTCATCAACGACACGAGCATGGGGATGATCGACGCCACGGTCATGAAGGCCAGCAATGGCACGCCCTACCTCGTGTGGAAGGCGGATGGGAACGCGGTGGGCAAGAAGACGCCCATCTACGGCCAGCAGCTCTCGGCGGATGGCCTGTCGCTCGTGGGCAGCCGCGTGCAACTCATCACCAATGACCTGTCGTGGGAGGGCGGCGTCGTCGAGGCACCGTGGGTGGTGACGCGCGACGGCTATTACTACCTCTTCTACAGCGGCAACGCCTACTACAACGGCACGTATGCCATTGGCGTGGCGCGCGCGACGAGCCCCCTGGGCCCCTACACGAAGCTCGGCGCCCCCATTCTCAAGACGGTGCCGGGATGGGAGGGCCCCGGACACGGCTCGGTGGTGACCACGCCCGCGGGTGGCTCGGCCATGGTCTATCACGCGTGGAACCAGGGCCACACGTCGCGCGTGATGCTCGTGGACAACATCATCTGGAGCGGCGGCTGGCCGTCCATGCCCGCGGCTCCCTCGGTGGGCTCGCGTCCCCGCTTCTAA
- a CDS encoding mechanosensitive ion channel family protein: MLIPRFAETSELNNALLVGSAVLFSLLAIWSVLVTSSFLLHQGLRASGIHTLASLSEGLYKRGRVLAALLSVPVVLLGISLLGYAVWSGTDLQPWFDRTLQEITPEMLKALGRGLGLAVLMVIGFYALQRSGRRLVARVERTLVERPLPDAQRIHVEKLLPILPSVVNLALAYTVVRLALSAMELPEGLEWLISTTLYILLLVTGSRALVFLLYFLSERVVASWEEKSRGTPLEEYYGALRRLLPVGQKSLEAITYISVATLIVHRFQALEPIAPYGPILIRVVSMFFAASVLVELSRVMVTRVLASFTSGADDVQRRRQTFVNLLQSIIKYAIYFCVCMMVLSDLGVDPTPILAGAGIVGLTVGLGSQTIVTDLINGIFLLFEDQILNGDYIRIGDTEGVVEEITPRVTRIRDRFGRLHIMRNGEIKNVINYSRGWTLAVVEMNVAYESDLRKALHVIGEASARLPELLPGKAVETPKVMGIEAIDESCLRVRIETKVSPGCHYEVKRMLHLLLVESFNANHLEIPYPKSVELSPEEAAPPQPKQEKQEAA, from the coding sequence ATGTTGATTCCCCGTTTCGCGGAAACCTCCGAACTCAACAACGCCTTGCTCGTTGGCTCCGCCGTGCTGTTCTCGCTGCTCGCCATCTGGAGCGTGCTCGTCACGTCCAGCTTCCTGCTCCACCAGGGCCTCCGGGCGAGCGGTATCCATACCCTGGCCTCCTTGTCCGAGGGTCTCTACAAGCGGGGACGGGTGCTCGCCGCCCTGCTCTCCGTTCCGGTCGTTCTCCTGGGCATCTCCCTGCTCGGCTACGCGGTCTGGAGTGGCACCGATCTGCAGCCCTGGTTCGACCGGACCCTGCAGGAGATCACTCCGGAGATGCTCAAGGCGCTGGGCCGCGGCTTGGGTCTGGCCGTGCTCATGGTCATCGGATTCTACGCGCTGCAGCGCAGCGGCCGGCGTCTGGTGGCCCGGGTCGAGCGGACGCTCGTCGAGCGCCCCCTGCCCGACGCCCAGCGCATCCACGTGGAGAAGTTGCTGCCCATCCTCCCCTCGGTCGTCAACCTCGCGCTGGCCTACACCGTGGTGCGCCTGGCGCTCTCGGCCATGGAGCTGCCCGAGGGGCTCGAGTGGCTCATCTCCACCACGCTCTACATCCTGCTGCTCGTCACCGGCTCGCGGGCGCTCGTGTTCCTGCTCTACTTCCTGTCCGAGCGCGTGGTGGCCTCCTGGGAGGAGAAGAGCCGGGGCACGCCGCTCGAGGAGTATTATGGAGCCCTGCGCCGGCTGCTGCCGGTGGGCCAGAAGAGCCTCGAGGCCATCACCTACATCTCCGTGGCGACCCTCATCGTCCACAGGTTCCAGGCGCTCGAGCCCATCGCGCCCTATGGGCCCATCCTCATCCGCGTCGTCTCGATGTTCTTCGCCGCCAGCGTGCTCGTCGAGCTCAGCCGCGTCATGGTCACCCGGGTGCTGGCCTCCTTCACCTCGGGCGCCGATGACGTGCAGCGCCGCCGCCAGACGTTCGTCAACCTGCTGCAGAGCATCATCAAGTACGCCATCTACTTCTGCGTCTGCATGATGGTGCTCAGCGACCTGGGCGTGGATCCCACGCCCATCCTCGCGGGCGCCGGCATCGTGGGCCTCACGGTGGGCCTGGGCTCCCAGACCATCGTGACGGATCTCATCAACGGCATCTTCCTGCTGTTCGAGGATCAGATCCTCAACGGTGACTACATCCGCATCGGCGACACCGAGGGCGTGGTGGAGGAGATCACCCCCCGCGTCACGCGCATCCGGGATCGCTTCGGGCGCCTGCACATCATGCGCAACGGAGAGATCAAGAACGTCATCAACTACAGCCGCGGCTGGACGCTGGCCGTGGTGGAGATGAACGTCGCGTACGAGTCGGACCTGCGCAAGGCGCTTCACGTCATCGGCGAGGCCAGCGCCCGGTTGCCGGAACTGCTGCCCGGCAAGGCCGTCGAGACGCCCAAGGTCATGGGCATCGAGGCCATCGACGAGAGCTGCCTGCGGGTGCGCATCGAGACGAAGGTGTCGCCCGGGTGCCACTACGAGGTGAAGCGCATGCTGCACCTGCTGTTGGTGGAGAGCTTCAACGCCAACCACCTGGAGATTCCCTACCCCAAGTCCGTCGAGCTCTCGCCGGAGGAGGCCGCTCCGCCCCAGCCCAAGCAGGAGAAGCAGGAAGCGGCGTGA
- a CDS encoding serine/threonine-protein kinase, whose protein sequence is MQAAAPRAARSSQLLQEYLAQDVVPREVAIARFMRGMVSFSCVAALLLSGPIGWKLSLCLAALTGALSLYYTLMLRALEQGGFHPAMQWVDSALTVSIPAVVFLADVYFNGAVYALTTPPAYAWGTLIVVCALRTNRNLAYFAAALAALEYLLLYLLVAWPRLPPDSPDTLELPMVFLRCVFLFSYGPLTATLGTLIMNKAGEALRAIREKDVMGKYFLHERLGVGGMAEVFRATYSPEGGFEKQVAIKRVLPAYADNEEFLALFRREAELGSLLNHPNIVQVLDLGRHQGTVFLALEYVDGLPLSTLLQRVRRLPPAAVAYIGAEMALALAYMHGRTGRRGEPLGLVHRDLNPPNILLSRIGEVKLSDFGVARAAKQLALTRAQTVRGKAGYMAPEQAHGLALDGRADLFALGLTLYEALTGQPALHGQNDAELMIASTQQDVPPPSHLVPDISPALDAIIAGLLRRDLAQRTRSAEVLGRQFLALPGAEAPYVHGQRQLIDALREATTQNATPVQPLQLTPDLALTEAAEALPAPHVNRR, encoded by the coding sequence ATGCAAGCCGCCGCACCGCGCGCCGCGCGCTCATCCCAGTTGCTGCAGGAGTACCTGGCCCAGGACGTCGTCCCCCGGGAGGTGGCCATCGCCCGCTTCATGCGCGGCATGGTGTCGTTCAGTTGCGTGGCGGCGCTGCTGCTCTCCGGGCCGATCGGCTGGAAGCTGTCGCTGTGCCTCGCGGCGCTGACGGGCGCGTTGAGCCTCTATTACACGCTCATGCTGCGCGCCCTGGAGCAGGGCGGCTTCCACCCGGCGATGCAATGGGTGGACAGTGCCCTCACGGTGTCCATTCCGGCCGTGGTGTTCCTCGCCGACGTGTACTTCAACGGGGCCGTGTACGCGCTCACCACGCCGCCGGCGTATGCCTGGGGCACGCTCATCGTCGTGTGCGCGCTGCGCACCAACCGCAACCTGGCGTACTTCGCCGCGGCGCTCGCGGCGCTGGAGTACCTGCTGCTCTACCTGTTGGTGGCCTGGCCCCGGCTGCCCCCCGACTCGCCGGACACCCTGGAGCTGCCCATGGTGTTCCTGCGCTGCGTGTTCCTCTTCTCCTATGGCCCGCTCACGGCGACGCTCGGCACGCTCATCATGAACAAGGCCGGCGAGGCGCTGCGCGCCATCCGGGAGAAGGACGTGATGGGCAAGTACTTCCTCCACGAGCGGCTGGGCGTGGGCGGAATGGCCGAGGTGTTCCGTGCCACCTACAGCCCCGAGGGCGGCTTCGAGAAGCAGGTGGCCATCAAGCGCGTGTTGCCCGCGTACGCGGACAACGAGGAGTTCCTCGCCCTGTTCCGGCGCGAGGCGGAGCTGGGCTCGCTGCTCAACCACCCCAACATCGTCCAGGTGCTCGACCTGGGCCGGCACCAGGGCACGGTCTTCCTCGCCCTGGAGTACGTGGATGGTCTGCCCTTGAGCACGCTCCTGCAGCGCGTGCGGCGGCTGCCCCCGGCGGCGGTGGCCTACATCGGCGCGGAGATGGCCCTGGCGCTCGCGTACATGCATGGGCGCACGGGCCGCCGTGGCGAACCGCTTGGCCTCGTGCACCGCGACCTCAATCCCCCCAACATCCTCCTGTCGCGCATCGGCGAGGTGAAGCTGTCGGATTTCGGCGTCGCGCGCGCGGCCAAGCAGCTCGCCCTCACCCGGGCCCAGACGGTGCGCGGCAAGGCGGGCTACATGGCACCCGAGCAGGCCCACGGCCTGGCGCTGGATGGCCGCGCGGACCTCTTCGCCCTGGGCCTCACCTTGTACGAGGCCCTCACCGGCCAGCCCGCCCTTCACGGACAGAACGACGCCGAGCTGATGATCGCCTCCACCCAGCAGGACGTGCCTCCGCCCTCGCACCTCGTGCCGGACATCTCGCCCGCCCTGGACGCCATCATCGCGGGCCTGCTGCGCAGGGATCTGGCGCAGCGTACGCGCTCGGCGGAGGTGCTGGGGCGGCAGTTCCTGGCGCTCCCGGGCGCCGAGGCTCCGTATGTCCATGGTCAGCGGCAGTTGATCGACGCCCTGCGCGAGGCCACCACGCAGAACGCCACGCCCGTGCAGCCCCTGCAACTCACGCCCGACCTGGCCCTGACCGAGGCGGCCGAGGCGCTGCCCGCGCCCCATGTGAACCGACGCTGA
- a CDS encoding sulfate ABC transporter substrate-binding protein, which yields MKTHHPPLTASLLTVLLAALSVWTGCSKPGAASSDAPTLLNVSYDPTRELYADINAAFTRQWEAKTGAKPTIKQSHGGSGKQARAVIDGLDADVVTLALAYDIDMLHDKAQLLPADWQSRLPEHSAPYTSTIVFVVRKGNPQGIHDWEDLVRPGVSVITPNPKTSGGARWNYLAAWGHALRKSGGDEAQARQYITALFKNVPVLDSGARGATTTFAERGLGDVLIAWENEAYLLTQEVGPERFEIITPTDSILAEPPVAIVDKNVDRKGTRALAEAYLRFLYTEEGQEIAAKHHYRPRSAQAAQKAGKSLAPVKLFTLEEVAGGWKQAQKQHFEDGGTFDQLYVPQAQ from the coding sequence ATGAAGACTCATCATCCGCCCCTCACCGCGTCCCTGCTGACCGTGCTCCTGGCCGCCCTGTCCGTCTGGACGGGCTGCTCGAAGCCGGGCGCCGCGTCGTCCGACGCCCCCACCCTGCTCAACGTCTCGTACGATCCCACGCGCGAGCTGTACGCGGACATCAACGCCGCCTTCACCAGGCAGTGGGAGGCGAAGACGGGGGCGAAGCCCACCATCAAGCAGTCCCATGGCGGCTCGGGCAAGCAGGCGCGCGCCGTCATCGATGGGCTGGACGCGGATGTCGTGACGCTCGCGCTCGCGTACGACATCGACATGCTGCACGACAAGGCGCAGCTGTTGCCAGCCGACTGGCAGTCGCGCCTGCCCGAGCACAGCGCGCCGTACACGTCCACCATCGTCTTCGTGGTGCGCAAGGGCAACCCCCAGGGCATCCATGACTGGGAGGACCTGGTGCGCCCGGGCGTGTCCGTCATCACCCCCAATCCCAAGACGTCCGGGGGCGCGCGCTGGAACTACCTCGCCGCCTGGGGTCATGCGCTGCGCAAGTCCGGCGGGGACGAGGCCCAGGCGCGTCAGTACATCACCGCCCTGTTCAAGAACGTGCCCGTGCTGGACTCGGGCGCGCGCGGCGCCACCACCACCTTCGCCGAGCGCGGGCTCGGGGACGTGCTGATCGCCTGGGAGAACGAGGCCTACCTGCTCACCCAGGAGGTGGGCCCCGAGCGCTTCGAGATCATCACCCCCACCGACAGCATCCTCGCCGAGCCGCCCGTGGCGATCGTGGACAAGAACGTGGACCGCAAGGGCACGCGCGCCCTGGCCGAGGCCTACCTGCGCTTCCTCTACACCGAGGAGGGACAGGAGATCGCCGCGAAGCACCACTACCGGCCGCGCTCGGCCCAGGCCGCCCAGAAGGCCGGCAAGAGCCTCGCTCCGGTGAAGCTCTTCACGCTCGAGGAAGTGGCGGGCGGCTGGAAGCAGGCGCAGAAGCAACACTTCGAGGACGGCGGCACGTTCGATCAACTCTACGTACCCCAGGCCCAGTGA
- the cysT gene encoding sulfate ABC transporter permease subunit CysT, giving the protein MQASARRRVLPGFGLTLGLSWFYLGLIVLIPLSALFLKTFSLTWEQFWATVASPRVLAAYRLSFGAAFFAALVNTVFGLLVAWVLVRYRFPGRALVDALVDLPFALPTAVAGLTLTTLYSHNGWYGRYLEAWGIKVAFTPLGVGVALTFIGLPFVVRTVQPVLEELDADVEEAAATLGASPWRTFTHVLLPAVFPALLSGFTLAFARAIGEYGSVVFISGNMPLKTEIAPLLIITRLEQYDYAGATAIAGVMLLVSFALLLVVNLLQRWSHRRLEARPE; this is encoded by the coding sequence ATGCAAGCCTCCGCGCGCCGCCGCGTCCTGCCGGGCTTTGGCCTGACGTTGGGCCTGAGCTGGTTCTACCTGGGCCTCATCGTCCTCATTCCGCTGTCGGCCCTCTTCCTCAAGACGTTCAGCCTGACGTGGGAGCAGTTCTGGGCCACCGTGGCCTCGCCCCGCGTGCTCGCCGCCTACCGGCTGAGCTTCGGCGCGGCCTTCTTCGCCGCGCTCGTCAACACCGTCTTCGGACTGCTCGTGGCGTGGGTGCTCGTGCGCTACCGCTTCCCGGGCCGCGCGCTCGTGGACGCGCTGGTGGACCTGCCCTTCGCCCTGCCCACCGCCGTGGCCGGGCTCACGCTCACCACGCTCTACTCGCACAACGGCTGGTACGGGCGCTACCTGGAGGCCTGGGGCATCAAGGTGGCCTTCACCCCGCTGGGCGTGGGCGTGGCCCTCACCTTCATCGGCCTGCCCTTCGTGGTGCGCACGGTGCAGCCCGTGCTCGAGGAGCTCGACGCGGACGTGGAGGAGGCGGCCGCCACGCTCGGCGCCTCGCCGTGGAGGACGTTCACGCACGTGCTGCTGCCGGCCGTCTTCCCCGCGCTGCTCAGCGGCTTCACGCTCGCCTTCGCCCGGGCCATCGGTGAGTACGGCTCGGTCGTCTTCATTTCCGGCAACATGCCCTTGAAGACGGAAATCGCGCCGCTACTCATCATCACCCGGCTGGAGCAGTACGACTACGCGGGCGCCACGGCCATCGCCGGGGTCATGCTCCTCGTGTCGTTCGCGCTGCTGCTGGTCGTCAACCTGCTCCAGCGCTGGAGCCATCGCCGGCTCGAGGCCCGGCCCGAGTAG
- the cysW gene encoding sulfate ABC transporter permease subunit CysW: protein MHPATVIPQRARRTLAAPALTRWLLIGGALAFLGVFLVVPLVAVFTYALQKGVGAYLAALGDPETVSAIRLTLLAAAIAVPLNLVFGLAAAWLIAHFRFRGRDVLLTLIDLPFSVSPVIAGLIFVLLFGRQGWFGPWLAERGLQIIFAVPGIVLATVFVTFPFVVREVLPVMQAQGQDEEEAALSLGASGWRTFWHVTLPKVKWGVLYGVLLCNARAMGEFGAVSVVSGHVRGVTNTLPLHAEILYNEYNLAGAFSVASLLTLLALITLAIKKYVEWRAESP from the coding sequence ATGCACCCGGCCACCGTCATTCCGCAGCGCGCCCGGCGCACCCTCGCGGCTCCCGCGCTGACGCGCTGGCTGCTCATCGGCGGGGCGCTCGCCTTCCTGGGCGTCTTCCTCGTCGTGCCGCTGGTGGCCGTGTTCACCTACGCCCTGCAGAAGGGCGTAGGCGCGTACCTGGCGGCCCTGGGCGATCCCGAGACGGTGTCCGCCATCCGCCTCACGCTCCTGGCCGCCGCCATCGCCGTGCCGCTCAACCTGGTGTTCGGGCTGGCCGCCGCGTGGCTCATCGCGCACTTCCGCTTCCGGGGGCGGGACGTGCTGCTCACGCTCATCGACCTGCCCTTCAGCGTGTCGCCCGTCATCGCGGGGCTCATCTTCGTGCTGCTCTTCGGCCGGCAGGGCTGGTTCGGCCCGTGGCTGGCCGAGCGGGGACTTCAAATCATCTTCGCGGTGCCCGGCATCGTGCTGGCCACGGTGTTCGTCACCTTCCCCTTCGTGGTGCGCGAGGTGCTGCCCGTCATGCAGGCACAGGGGCAGGACGAGGAGGAGGCGGCGCTGTCGCTGGGGGCCAGTGGCTGGCGCACCTTCTGGCACGTGACGCTGCCCAAGGTGAAGTGGGGCGTGCTCTACGGCGTGCTGCTGTGCAACGCGCGCGCGATGGGCGAGTTCGGCGCGGTGTCGGTCGTCTCCGGACACGTGCGCGGGGTGACCAACACCCTGCCGCTGCACGCGGAGATCCTCTACAACGAATACAACCTCGCGGGAGCGTTCTCCGTGGCCTCGCTGCTCACGCTGCTCGCGCTGATCACCCTGGCCATCAAGAAGTACGTCGAGTGGAGGGCCGAGTCCCCATGA
- a CDS encoding sulfate/molybdate ABC transporter ATP-binding protein translates to MSVIVEHLTRQFTQGGTPAVSDVSFQAPSGAITTLLGPSGAGKSTLLRIIAGLELPDAGRVLIEGVDCTNMPVQQRGIGVVFQSYALFKHMTVRKNLAFGLETRRLPRAEVEARVEEMLKLVQLEELGERYPGQLSGGQRQRVAFARALAIRPKLLLLDEPFGALDSRVRVELREWLQSLHERTGVTTLLVTHDQEEALEISQHVVVLSEGRVAQEGPPEEIYDRPATPFVASFVGGTSVLRGQVRSGRARVGSLEVEAPQSAREGETVQAFVRPHDIKLVKPAQGAEEPATSLVKRLKPVGGYVKVLLKLPTGESMAVEVPRAEFDKLGVVEGDLVHADVRMAKVFVGDYVI, encoded by the coding sequence ATGAGTGTCATCGTCGAGCACCTGACCCGGCAGTTCACGCAAGGTGGGACACCCGCCGTGTCGGACGTGTCCTTCCAAGCGCCCTCGGGGGCCATCACCACGCTGCTGGGCCCCTCGGGGGCGGGCAAGAGCACGCTGCTGCGGATCATCGCGGGGCTGGAGCTGCCGGACGCTGGGCGCGTGCTCATCGAGGGCGTGGATTGCACGAACATGCCCGTGCAGCAGCGCGGCATCGGGGTCGTCTTCCAGAGCTACGCGCTCTTCAAGCACATGACGGTGCGCAAGAACCTGGCCTTCGGGCTGGAGACGCGCCGGCTGCCGCGCGCCGAGGTGGAGGCGCGCGTGGAGGAGATGCTCAAGCTCGTGCAATTGGAGGAGCTGGGCGAGCGCTACCCCGGGCAGCTCTCGGGAGGACAGCGCCAGCGCGTGGCGTTCGCACGGGCGCTCGCCATCCGGCCCAAGCTGCTGCTGTTGGACGAGCCCTTCGGCGCGCTGGACAGCCGCGTACGCGTGGAGCTGCGCGAGTGGCTCCAGTCCCTGCACGAGCGCACGGGTGTCACCACGCTGCTCGTCACGCACGACCAGGAGGAGGCGCTGGAGATCTCCCAGCACGTGGTGGTGCTGAGCGAGGGGCGGGTGGCGCAGGAGGGGCCGCCGGAGGAAATCTATGATCGCCCCGCCACGCCCTTCGTGGCCTCCTTCGTGGGGGGCACGAGCGTGCTGCGCGGACAGGTGCGGTCGGGCCGGGCTCGGGTGGGCTCGCTGGAGGTGGAGGCGCCCCAGAGCGCGCGCGAGGGAGAGACGGTTCAGGCCTTCGTCCGCCCGCATGACATCAAGCTCGTCAAACCGGCGCAGGGCGCGGAGGAGCCCGCGACGAGCCTGGTGAAGCGACTCAAGCCCGTGGGCGGTTACGTGAAGGTGCTGCTCAAGCTGCCCACCGGGGAGAGCATGGCCGTCGAGGTGCCGCGCGCCGAGTTCGACAAGCTGGGCGTCGTCGAGGGAGACCTCGTGCATGCCGACGTGCGCATGGCCAAGGTGTTCGTCGGCGACTACGTCATCTGA
- a CDS encoding type VI immunity family protein: protein MRENIPVIRLRTKDGRKVVARDGVILCFFMRRSHKEVAPAVWRALQNYLRAIPPQSLNWYVSDDGDMVPLDDKGWEVIRKQILERPWGLEWLVDLSEDPGEAGGYHFNYDGRKLEDLIFTRDEGATSAVSFTFPTEYLLEHGPAHLRALALELARELPFSFGYASLAFVGHQGSWYAGRRELSDLLERYPGLDLYHLGDTSRIIGTRARGAYWLTFLGQPLLGELGGIERLRHELSFPGVSFHPLEGERLLLSLGEWPDAIDTAKEHHLPQYLALAHLLEPFLYEQHTNRFSVDRDIMRHWVRHLSRIVGET, encoded by the coding sequence ATGAGGGAGAACATTCCCGTCATCCGCTTGCGGACGAAGGACGGGAGGAAGGTGGTGGCCCGCGACGGCGTCATCCTCTGTTTCTTCATGCGCCGTTCCCACAAAGAGGTAGCCCCCGCCGTGTGGCGGGCCTTGCAGAACTACCTTCGCGCCATCCCTCCCCAGTCTCTGAACTGGTATGTCTCGGATGATGGAGACATGGTCCCGCTCGATGACAAGGGCTGGGAGGTCATCCGCAAGCAAATACTCGAACGCCCCTGGGGACTGGAGTGGCTCGTTGATCTCTCCGAGGATCCTGGCGAAGCGGGCGGCTATCACTTCAATTATGACGGCCGGAAGCTCGAGGATCTCATCTTCACTCGCGACGAGGGGGCCACTAGTGCGGTGAGCTTCACCTTTCCCACCGAGTACCTCCTGGAGCACGGCCCTGCCCATCTGCGTGCCCTGGCCCTCGAACTCGCCCGCGAGCTGCCCTTCAGCTTTGGGTATGCCAGCCTCGCCTTCGTCGGTCATCAGGGGTCCTGGTACGCCGGTCGTCGGGAGCTCTCCGACCTCCTCGAGCGTTATCCGGGTCTGGATCTCTATCACCTGGGTGACACCAGCCGGATCATCGGTACCCGTGCCCGAGGTGCCTACTGGCTCACCTTCCTGGGTCAGCCCCTGCTTGGCGAACTCGGAGGTATCGAGCGTCTTCGCCACGAACTCTCCTTTCCTGGTGTCTCCTTCCATCCCCTGGAGGGCGAGCGCCTGCTGCTCTCCCTCGGCGAGTGGCCTGATGCCATCGATACCGCGAAGGAGCACCACCTGCCCCAGTACCTGGCGCTGGCGCACCTGCTGGAGCCGTTCCTCTACGAGCAGCACACCAACAGGTTCTCCGTGGACAGGGACATCATGCGCCACTGGGTTCGCCATCTGTCCCGGATTGTTGGCGAAACCTGA
- a CDS encoding class I SAM-dependent methyltransferase, with protein sequence MTPSLDSEARKRDQEDLEEFELPFFQKLVVLLWALLVGIFARFTDLVLVLGRPWLLRPYLGIWLAECLRSPYRARRTFEVVRALRSTGQRFRELIYGETPLMTALWAFRRAGLGPGSRLVDLGAGRGRVLIAARWLGAEAVGVELIASHVESVAKRLEPAGITLVQGDAAQADLSGATHVFTNWLALTPETKAKLVERFRTCAPGTRFLTVAHPIEAEDFVLLSRHRLLFTWGFEFVWIHEYRPG encoded by the coding sequence ATGACGCCATCCCTCGATTCGGAAGCCCGGAAGCGCGACCAGGAGGACCTGGAGGAGTTCGAGCTGCCCTTCTTCCAGAAGCTCGTCGTCCTGCTCTGGGCCCTGCTCGTCGGCATCTTCGCGCGGTTCACGGACCTGGTGCTGGTGCTCGGGCGTCCCTGGCTGTTGCGGCCCTACCTGGGCATCTGGCTCGCCGAGTGCCTGCGCTCACCCTACCGGGCCAGGCGCACGTTCGAGGTGGTGCGGGCGCTGCGGAGCACGGGTCAGCGCTTCCGGGAGCTCATCTACGGCGAGACGCCGCTGATGACGGCGCTGTGGGCGTTCCGGCGAGCGGGGCTGGGTCCGGGCAGCCGGCTGGTGGACCTGGGGGCGGGGCGGGGGCGGGTGCTCATCGCGGCGCGCTGGCTGGGGGCGGAGGCGGTGGGCGTGGAGCTCATCGCCAGCCACGTGGAGAGCGTGGCGAAGCGGCTCGAGCCCGCTGGTATCACGCTCGTGCAGGGAGACGCGGCCCAAGCGGACCTGAGCGGCGCCACGCACGTCTTCACCAACTGGCTGGCGCTCACCCCGGAGACGAAGGCGAAGCTCGTCGAGCGCTTCCGCACCTGCGCGCCGGGCACGCGCTTCCTCACGGTGGCGCACCCCATCGAGGCCGAGGACTTCGTGCTCCTCTCCCGTCACCGGCTGCTCTTCACCTGGGGCTTCGAGTTCGTGTGGATCCACGAGTACCGGCCCGGGTGA